The following are encoded together in the Planctobacterium marinum genome:
- a CDS encoding sensor histidine kinase, producing the protein MSKVKVGLSRKLLTRVLSVYFILTLIVTVGQILTEYLNAKNHIQSELQTLKNTFSTSLTRAIWELNTPQAQSIAEGLMELPIVEGVQIRDENGNYIADLGRTVVLQMDPVSTGVMQDHGGGTFGYTFPLIFEFSGRTSNVGDVTLYSSFEIIFGRIQVGVFFLIGNAILKTGFLVFLFLNAFRRMLTEPLSDLTHQINEFDIDRLESSKLQVKIEDDNELAVLRDAYNKLVDDLIDFQNRLGGAQSDLKEANRKLDEQNLMLEQGVAKKTASLSKIMLDLEQQKDELMVKQEELKRENDSRRFAEDTLRAKNNELAESMETLKVAQDQLVESERMASLGGLVAGIAHDVNTPIGVSVTAASFLQDRLKSLQTAFDEKKLTSKTMNAFIDEAGQTTTLLLSNLNRASDLVASFKQVAVDQTSEAERDVDMKEYIREVTQSLAPKFKKTNHTIDVECPEDLTVRCAPGAVAQIVTNMIMNSLIHGFENVKEGHIKMKIWSDDNQVNIDYQDDGKGLNKEMLDKHFDAFFTTRRGKGGSGLGTHIMYNLVTQTLGGKIEAESEPGKGLRYIISFPQNKRAS; encoded by the coding sequence ATGTCAAAGGTTAAAGTCGGATTATCTAGAAAGCTTTTGACCAGAGTGCTTTCTGTTTATTTCATTCTTACACTTATCGTCACCGTTGGGCAGATCCTGACCGAATACCTGAATGCCAAGAACCACATCCAGAGTGAACTGCAAACTCTTAAAAATACCTTTAGTACCAGTCTCACTCGAGCTATTTGGGAGCTCAATACTCCCCAGGCACAGTCTATCGCCGAAGGCTTAATGGAACTGCCCATCGTCGAAGGCGTGCAAATTCGTGACGAAAATGGCAACTATATTGCCGATCTTGGCCGAACCGTTGTGTTGCAGATGGATCCAGTCAGCACTGGGGTTATGCAAGATCACGGTGGTGGCACTTTTGGTTACACCTTCCCACTGATCTTCGAATTTTCGGGGCGTACCTCTAATGTCGGTGATGTGACCCTCTATTCCAGTTTCGAAATTATATTTGGTCGTATTCAGGTGGGGGTGTTCTTCCTGATTGGTAATGCCATATTAAAAACTGGCTTTTTAGTATTCCTGTTTCTCAATGCCTTCCGGCGCATGCTTACCGAGCCACTATCCGACCTTACTCATCAAATAAACGAGTTTGATATAGATCGTCTGGAATCTTCCAAACTGCAGGTAAAAATAGAAGACGATAACGAATTGGCAGTACTGCGGGATGCCTATAATAAGCTGGTTGATGATCTCATTGATTTTCAAAATCGTCTCGGCGGTGCACAATCCGATCTCAAAGAAGCCAATCGCAAACTGGATGAACAAAACCTCATGTTAGAACAAGGGGTCGCCAAGAAGACCGCCAGTTTATCCAAGATAATGCTGGACCTGGAACAGCAGAAAGATGAGCTGATGGTGAAACAGGAAGAGCTGAAACGAGAAAACGACAGCCGCCGATTTGCCGAAGACACCTTGCGCGCCAAGAATAATGAATTGGCAGAGTCAATGGAAACTTTGAAAGTAGCTCAGGACCAGCTGGTGGAATCGGAGCGCATGGCGTCTTTGGGGGGCTTAGTTGCAGGTATCGCTCATGATGTGAACACGCCTATCGGAGTGAGCGTTACAGCAGCGAGCTTTTTACAAGACCGACTGAAATCACTGCAAACGGCATTCGATGAGAAAAAGCTCACCAGCAAAACCATGAATGCCTTTATCGATGAAGCGGGTCAAACCACAACGCTGTTGTTATCTAACCTGAATCGCGCCTCAGATTTAGTCGCCAGCTTTAAGCAAGTAGCCGTAGACCAAACCAGTGAAGCAGAGCGTGACGTAGACATGAAAGAATACATCCGTGAAGTCACCCAGTCGCTGGCGCCGAAATTCAAAAAAACCAACCATACAATCGACGTAGAATGTCCCGAAGATCTGACGGTGCGGTGTGCTCCTGGCGCGGTGGCACAAATTGTCACCAACATGATTATGAACTCTCTCATCCATGGCTTTGAAAATGTCAAAGAGGGTCATATCAAGATGAAAATATGGAGTGACGATAATCAAGTAAATATCGACTACCAGGATGATGGCAAAGGGTTAAACAAAGAAATGTTAGACAAACATTTCGACGCCTTCTTTACTACTCGTCGCGGCAAGGGCGGCTCCGGTTTGGGAACCCACATCATGTATAACTTGGTGACGCAAACACTAGGCGGTAAAATCGAAGCTGAGAGCGAGCCGGGCAAAGGCTTGCGTTACATAATTAGTTTCCCGCAAAACAAACGCGCTAGTTAA
- the phoB gene encoding phosphate regulon transcriptional regulator PhoB has protein sequence MSKKILVVEDEAPIRDMIKFVLEQSDFDVTEAEDFDVALEAVVEPYPEIILLDWMLPGGSGIQLAKKLKQHEHTKDIPIIMLTARGEEEDKVRGLDAGADDYITKPFSPKELVARIKAVLRRTSPTSNEEPISFSGLILDPVSHRVTSHGNALKLGPTEFKLLHFFMTHSERVYSREQLLDNVWGTNVYVEDRTVDVHIRRLRKAISGHGHENMIQTVRGSGYRFSAKQ, from the coding sequence GTGAGTAAAAAAATTCTGGTAGTAGAAGACGAAGCCCCCATCAGGGATATGATCAAGTTTGTCCTGGAGCAATCTGATTTTGACGTGACAGAAGCTGAAGATTTTGATGTTGCTTTAGAGGCTGTGGTGGAACCTTATCCAGAAATTATTTTACTGGATTGGATGCTTCCCGGCGGCAGTGGTATTCAGCTGGCGAAAAAGTTGAAGCAACACGAGCACACCAAAGACATTCCCATCATAATGTTGACGGCTCGTGGTGAAGAAGAGGATAAAGTACGAGGCCTGGACGCCGGTGCTGATGATTACATTACTAAACCCTTTTCTCCCAAAGAACTCGTTGCGCGTATTAAGGCTGTTCTGCGACGTACTTCTCCCACTTCCAACGAAGAGCCTATCAGCTTTAGTGGTTTAATATTAGATCCGGTTTCACATCGCGTAACTTCCCATGGCAATGCTCTAAAGCTTGGGCCAACTGAATTTAAACTGCTACACTTTTTTATGACCCACTCAGAGCGAGTTTACAGTCGTGAACAGCTACTGGATAATGTCTGGGGTACTAATGTGTACGTTGAAGATCGCACTGTTGATGTGCATATCCGTCGCTTGAGAAAAGCGATTTCAGGGCATGGTCATGAAAACATGATTCAGACCGTTCGTGGCTCTGGTTATCGTTTTTCGGCGAAACAATAA
- the phoR gene encoding phosphate regulon sensor histidine kinase PhoR, giving the protein MYNPFSWVKSITRIALFYGLAMLVGWYFDALLWALAIASTALVLINYYHLVKLNNWLWHSKKFTPPDASGIWGYIYDGIYYMQRRNRIKRKKLGNLIRRFREGSESLPDAAVVLDADWHIEWCNRLARIELGLNWPEDAERRIDNLIRHPEFVKFLRNRNYDSPIEIESPTNISRVLEFRMMPYGEKHYLLIARDITQISHVEQVRKDFVANVSHELRTPLTVLSGYLEMLKESPEMPQSFIDKAFDEMGTQSTRMQSLVEQLLALSRIEASTERVYEKVVNVPQVLRTIEIEAQSLNKNKGHSIEFEVDEGLQIYGVETELRSAFSNLIFNAINYTPNGGKIKVCWGKEQDRARFKVIDNGEGIPEEHLSRLTERFYRVDKARSRKTGGTGLGLSIVKHVLSHHNSKLEINSDVGQGSEFSFAFAKQIIAIKE; this is encoded by the coding sequence TTGTATAATCCTTTTTCTTGGGTGAAAAGCATCACTCGTATCGCCCTGTTTTACGGTCTGGCAATGCTGGTGGGCTGGTATTTTGATGCCTTGCTTTGGGCATTGGCAATCGCCTCTACAGCTTTGGTGCTGATCAATTATTACCACCTGGTTAAGCTAAATAATTGGTTATGGCACAGTAAAAAGTTCACACCGCCTGATGCTTCTGGAATATGGGGCTACATATACGACGGCATCTATTACATGCAGCGTCGCAACAGGATCAAACGCAAAAAGCTAGGTAACCTTATTCGACGGTTCCGCGAGGGATCAGAATCACTGCCGGACGCGGCGGTCGTGCTGGATGCCGATTGGCATATCGAATGGTGTAATCGCCTGGCGCGTATTGAACTTGGATTAAATTGGCCCGAAGATGCCGAAAGACGCATTGATAATCTGATTCGCCATCCTGAGTTTGTTAAATTTTTACGCAACAGGAATTACGATAGCCCAATTGAAATCGAATCTCCCACTAATATTAGCCGGGTTTTAGAATTTCGAATGATGCCTTATGGTGAGAAACATTATCTATTGATTGCCAGGGACATCACTCAAATCAGTCATGTTGAGCAAGTCAGAAAAGACTTTGTGGCAAATGTATCCCACGAATTGCGCACGCCTTTGACGGTATTGAGCGGTTATCTGGAAATGCTCAAAGAAAGCCCGGAAATGCCTCAATCATTTATTGATAAAGCGTTTGATGAAATGGGTACTCAATCTACGCGTATGCAAAGCCTGGTGGAGCAATTATTGGCTCTGTCCAGAATAGAAGCCAGTACCGAACGAGTGTATGAAAAAGTGGTAAACGTACCGCAGGTATTGCGCACTATTGAAATAGAAGCCCAGTCACTAAATAAAAATAAGGGGCACAGCATCGAGTTTGAGGTCGATGAGGGATTACAAATTTACGGTGTTGAGACCGAACTGCGCAGTGCTTTTTCCAATCTCATATTTAATGCCATTAACTACACCCCCAACGGTGGAAAAATAAAGGTGTGTTGGGGTAAAGAGCAGGACCGGGCGCGATTTAAAGTTATCGATAACGGAGAAGGCATCCCGGAAGAGCACCTCAGTCGCTTAACTGAACGTTTTTACCGTGTCGACAAGGCACGCTCCCGCAAGACAGGGGGAACTGGATTGGGATTATCCATTGTGAAACACGTCTTATCCCATCATAATTCCAAACTCGAAATTAACAGTGATGTGGGACAAGGTAGTGAGTTTTCATTTGCGTTCGCTAAGCAGATTATTGCCATTAAAGAATAA
- a CDS encoding PstS family phosphate ABC transporter substrate-binding protein, which translates to MPLKNKLLALTLGLLTCMGSVLAHEHSEPYQVKSGVAGTITSVGSDTMSNLISIWAEEFNQRYPQVNFQLQSAGSSTAPPAMIQGTASIGPMSRSLKRSEQDAFYEEFGYAPTLVPVALDAITLFVDLDNPVNSLKQEQIDSIFSVTRFCGGAESIDNWAQINGAENYPYRIRLYGRSAVSGTYGLFKNKVLCDGDFKAKVAELPSSSSIVQSVAFFKGAMGYAAWGFQNAGVKLLSVQNNAAQAAVAPSESNIRSGLYPYSRFLYLLVNKEPDKPLPNPYLEFIRFIYSKEGDAITRREGYVPLGLTRSSSVLKELSD; encoded by the coding sequence TTGCCATTAAAGAATAAATTATTAGCACTGACCTTAGGCTTACTAACTTGCATGGGTAGTGTCTTGGCCCATGAGCATTCAGAACCCTATCAGGTAAAAAGTGGCGTAGCTGGCACTATCACTTCCGTGGGTTCCGATACCATGTCGAACCTCATCTCTATCTGGGCTGAAGAGTTTAATCAGCGCTATCCGCAAGTGAATTTTCAATTGCAATCGGCAGGCTCTTCCACCGCGCCGCCGGCAATGATCCAGGGGACCGCCAGTATTGGTCCCATGAGCCGCAGTCTGAAAAGATCTGAACAGGACGCATTTTACGAGGAGTTTGGTTATGCGCCTACACTTGTGCCGGTGGCTTTGGATGCCATCACCTTGTTTGTGGATCTCGACAACCCGGTTAACTCGTTAAAGCAAGAACAAATAGACAGTATCTTTTCGGTGACGCGATTTTGCGGTGGTGCCGAATCTATCGATAATTGGGCACAAATAAATGGTGCTGAAAATTATCCTTATCGCATTCGACTATACGGTCGCAGCGCCGTATCTGGTACTTATGGCCTGTTCAAAAACAAAGTATTGTGCGACGGTGATTTTAAAGCCAAGGTGGCTGAGTTACCCAGCTCTTCCTCTATTGTGCAGTCAGTGGCGTTTTTCAAGGGGGCAATGGGCTATGCTGCCTGGGGCTTTCAGAATGCCGGTGTAAAACTTTTGTCTGTGCAAAACAATGCTGCGCAAGCCGCTGTTGCCCCCTCTGAGAGCAACATTCGCAGTGGGTTGTACCCCTACAGCCGTTTTCTGTATTTGTTGGTGAATAAAGAGCCGGACAAACCTCTGCCCAATCCATATCTGGAATTTATTCGCTTTATCTATTCCAAAGAAGGCGATGCCATAACTCGCCGTGAAGGATATGTGCCTTTGGGGTTAACGCGTTCAAGTAGTGTGCTAAAAGAACTGTCCGATTAG
- a CDS encoding HDOD domain-containing protein codes for MSTENALLTILVEKINNDTLVLPTLPAIALKVRKAADDPEINLNAMAEVIGLDPSLSARIIKIANSAYLGRTIKVESLNQAVTRIGLTQIKNIATALAMEQLFVSKNEVVKGYINKIWDRTVDVVANALALFRIYQDETKDRRLNVDTLTLCSLVHNIGILPILTEAERHEEVFANPAFLNVAVQKLSGQLGGAITNEWGFGKDFVQVAESWRNMKVQTEAVSYLDFVRMGAAVAGHVNSQKDAILNICMKKNMISDLALVESPEYKEMKETGKAIFS; via the coding sequence ATGTCCACTGAAAACGCATTGCTCACCATTCTGGTGGAAAAAATTAATAACGATACTTTGGTGCTACCAACACTGCCTGCGATAGCACTGAAGGTAAGAAAGGCGGCTGATGACCCCGAAATTAATCTTAACGCTATGGCGGAAGTGATTGGACTGGACCCATCGTTGTCAGCGCGGATCATTAAGATTGCTAACAGTGCCTATCTAGGACGCACTATAAAAGTAGAATCTTTGAACCAGGCTGTGACACGTATCGGCCTTACCCAAATCAAGAATATTGCCACCGCACTAGCTATGGAGCAGCTGTTTGTCAGTAAAAACGAAGTGGTTAAAGGTTATATCAATAAAATTTGGGATCGTACTGTGGACGTGGTGGCCAATGCGTTGGCATTGTTCCGCATCTACCAAGATGAAACCAAAGATCGTCGTTTAAACGTTGATACCCTGACATTGTGCTCTTTAGTACACAATATCGGTATTTTACCGATCCTTACCGAAGCAGAGCGCCATGAAGAAGTGTTTGCCAATCCCGCATTTTTGAATGTGGCGGTGCAAAAACTCTCTGGCCAACTGGGTGGAGCCATTACTAACGAGTGGGGCTTTGGTAAAGACTTTGTGCAAGTTGCAGAAAGTTGGCGCAATATGAAGGTGCAAACCGAGGCTGTGTCCTATCTGGATTTCGTGCGCATGGGAGCTGCGGTTGCCGGCCATGTTAACAGCCAGAAAGACGCCATCTTGAATATATGCATGAAGAAAAACATGATCAGCGATTTGGCGCTGGTGGAGAGTCCGGAATACAAAGAAATGAAAGAAACCGGGAAAGCGATATTTAGCTAG
- the rdgC gene encoding recombination-associated protein RdgC — MWFKNLKVYSITESLDVSPEDLQQQLTEVAFRHCGKQELATMGWVAPLEGGQELFHLANGRFLLTLKKQERLLPSSVVNAELEEKVAQIESETGAPVGKKAKQDLKQEIIHRLLPQAFTKNSYLHGMFSPKENLVFVDASADGKAETFLAMLRKAMGSLPVVPLGRTSIAAELTSWLTDNKVPAGLELQDEAEFKDEAEEASIIRCKNQDLTSEEMLNHIASGKSVQKIALKWEDTLTAILQEDLSIKRIKFTDVMREQNDDIPKDQKAAKLDADFALMSGELVRFVAYLQDTFDLHEED; from the coding sequence ATGTGGTTTAAAAATTTAAAAGTTTACTCTATTACCGAATCCCTTGACGTTTCCCCCGAAGACTTACAACAACAACTCACCGAAGTGGCCTTTCGCCATTGCGGCAAACAAGAACTGGCCACTATGGGTTGGGTGGCTCCGCTAGAAGGTGGGCAGGAGCTGTTTCACCTGGCTAATGGCCGCTTTCTGTTAACACTGAAAAAGCAAGAACGCTTATTGCCCTCATCAGTGGTTAACGCCGAACTCGAAGAGAAAGTGGCGCAAATCGAGTCTGAAACAGGCGCGCCCGTGGGCAAAAAGGCAAAACAAGATCTCAAACAAGAAATTATTCACCGTTTATTGCCCCAGGCGTTTACTAAAAATAGTTATCTGCACGGCATGTTCAGTCCCAAAGAGAACCTGGTATTCGTTGATGCTTCGGCAGATGGCAAAGCCGAAACGTTTTTAGCTATGTTGCGTAAAGCCATGGGTTCATTGCCTGTCGTGCCCTTGGGACGCACCAGTATTGCAGCGGAACTCACCAGCTGGCTAACGGACAACAAGGTGCCCGCAGGATTGGAATTACAAGACGAAGCAGAGTTTAAAGACGAGGCCGAAGAAGCCAGCATTATTCGCTGTAAAAACCAGGATCTGACCTCGGAAGAGATGCTTAATCATATTGCTTCTGGCAAGTCAGTACAGAAAATTGCCCTCAAATGGGAAGATACGCTTACGGCTATTTTGCAGGAAGACTTATCCATCAAACGCATTAAGTTTACCGATGTTATGCGTGAGCAAAACGATGACATCCCCAAAGACCAAAAAGCAGCCAAGCTAGATGCAGACTTTGCGTTGATGTCGGGAGAGTTGGTGCGCTTTGTGGCCTACTTGCAAGACACCTTTGACCTGCACGAAGAAGATTAA